Proteins from a genomic interval of Clostridium scatologenes:
- the grdD gene encoding glycine/sarcosine/betaine reductase complex component C subunit alpha: MEQTKKVIAEVFDEIADGIISGSFGKRVKIGLTTFGSEHGVEEMAKAAALAKSKYGDFDIVLIGPKVEGDFEIVEVSDAEEGHKKMVELLDNKVIDGCVTQHFDFPIGVSTVGKVIAPGLGREMIIATTTGTTATHRVEGMIKNTINGISVAKACGIEDPKVGILNVDGARGVERALKELQSKGYKFAFSESLRADGGPVMRGNDLLAGTPDVMVCDSLTGNLLIKIFASYTTGGNYETVGYGYGPGVGEGYDKIINIVSRASGAPLICEALKYCALSAKNNLVQLADIEYKNANAAGLKEIIGKILEKDKPAAAAEEVKMPPKKVVTYGIPGIDILELEDACRSLWKEGIYSESGMGCTGPIVLVSEDESENAVNVLIKNGFK; this comes from the coding sequence GTGGAGCAAACTAAAAAAGTAATTGCAGAAGTATTTGATGAAATAGCTGATGGAATTATAAGTGGAAGTTTCGGAAAAAGAGTTAAAATTGGATTAACAACTTTTGGTTCAGAACATGGTGTTGAAGAGATGGCAAAAGCGGCAGCACTTGCCAAGAGCAAATATGGTGATTTTGATATAGTTTTAATAGGCCCTAAAGTTGAAGGAGACTTTGAAATAGTTGAAGTTAGTGATGCTGAAGAAGGTCATAAAAAAATGGTGGAATTGTTAGATAATAAAGTAATAGATGGATGCGTCACTCAGCATTTTGATTTTCCTATAGGGGTTTCAACAGTTGGAAAAGTTATTGCACCAGGTTTAGGAAGAGAAATGATAATTGCCACAACTACAGGAACAACAGCCACTCATAGAGTTGAAGGAATGATTAAAAACACTATAAATGGAATATCTGTTGCAAAAGCTTGCGGTATTGAGGATCCTAAGGTTGGCATATTAAATGTGGATGGAGCTAGAGGTGTTGAGAGAGCGCTTAAAGAATTGCAAAGTAAAGGATATAAGTTTGCTTTTAGTGAATCCTTGAGAGCTGATGGCGGTCCAGTTATGAGAGGAAATGACCTGCTGGCAGGAACACCTGATGTTATGGTTTGTGATTCATTGACAGGAAATTTATTAATAAAGATATTTGCCTCATATACAACAGGAGGAAATTATGAAACTGTTGGATATGGTTATGGCCCAGGTGTTGGAGAAGGCTATGATAAGATAATTAATATAGTATCAAGAGCATCTGGAGCTCCATTAATTTGTGAAGCATTAAAATATTGTGCACTTTCTGCAAAAAATAATTTAGTACAACTTGCTGATATTGAGTATAAAAATGCTAATGCAGCAGGTTTAAAAGAAATAATAGGAAAAATACTTGAAAAAGATAAACCAGCAGCTGCAGCAGAAGAAGTCAAGATGCCACCTAAAAAAGTAGTAACATACGGAATACCTGGGATTGATATTCTTGAGCTTGAAGATGCTTGTAGATCACTTTGGAAGGAAGGAATATATTCTGAGAGTGGAATGGGCTGTACTGGTCCAATAGTTTTGGTAAGTGAAGATGAAAGCGAAAACGCTGTTAATGTACTTATAAAGAATGGATTTAAATAG
- a CDS encoding C-GCAxxG-C-C family protein — protein sequence MSKVEKAAEKHGNGYNCAQAVTCSFCEEMKIDESTAKEISKKYGGGAFKTCGAVMGMYIVSNFMSGEKNLDNPAELKNTNSDQLNKLEKMFKDKNGSVICAELKGKTGNKVLRSCRGCVEDAAMILEKCLENQK from the coding sequence ATGTCAAAAGTTGAAAAGGCTGCTGAGAAGCATGGTAATGGATATAATTGTGCACAAGCAGTAACATGCTCATTTTGTGAAGAAATGAAAATTGATGAAAGCACAGCAAAGGAAATTTCTAAAAAATATGGAGGTGGAGCATTTAAAACTTGTGGTGCTGTTATGGGAATGTACATAGTAAGTAATTTTATGAGTGGAGAAAAGAATTTAGATAATCCTGCTGAATTAAAAAATACTAATAGTGATCAATTGAATAAATTAGAAAAAATGTTTAAAGATAAAAATGGCAGTGTTATATGTGCTGAATTGAAAGGAAAGACTGGAAATAAAGTATTACGTTCCTGCAGAGGTTGTGTAGAAGATGCAGCTATGATATTAGAAAAATGCTTAGAAAATCAAAAGTAA
- the grdC gene encoding glycine/sarcosine/betaine reductase complex component C subunit beta — protein sequence MSFPVIKKAAYVLVNTPDMIVNNGTTQTLERETNPESEYLKDIRNHLRSYEDVVSYAPNQTYIGNMTPEELSERKRPWYNEKVEGLSRFGKFGEIMPQDEFYGLLKISDVFDLVLLEKDFTETVREKFKSHPVLKIKADELKEGIDLSEIEKLLENHIAEGLYDNGKLVGCVKRAHEFDKNLTSHIIVENLAVKASGVLALMHLVKSSGVDVNEVEYLIECSEEAIGDMNQRGGGNIAKACGEIAGIKGATGSDMRGFCAGPSHSIVAAAALVKAGIYKNVIVFAGGATAKLGMNGKDHVKKGLPVLEDCLGGFAILISENDGVSPILRTDVIGRHSIGHGAAPQAVLEALVSDPLSKNGLKITDVDKFAPEMQTPDLTEPAGAGDVPTQNYKMIGALAVKSGQLERKELANFVVKHGYPGYAPTQGHIPSGVPIIGHGIEHIMAGKLNNFMLIGKGSLFLGRMTNLFDGISILVEKNNGDSDSSSAAVSKEEIKSMIAEELKKFASKMMEE from the coding sequence GAAGATGTAGTTAGCTATGCGCCAAATCAAACTTACATAGGAAACATGACTCCAGAAGAATTAAGTGAAAGAAAGAGACCATGGTATAATGAAAAGGTTGAAGGTTTGTCCAGATTTGGTAAGTTTGGTGAAATAATGCCTCAAGATGAGTTCTATGGTTTGTTGAAAATAAGTGATGTATTTGATCTTGTTTTATTAGAGAAGGATTTTACAGAAACTGTTAGAGAAAAATTCAAGTCACATCCTGTTTTAAAAATTAAAGCCGATGAATTAAAAGAAGGAATAGACTTATCTGAAATAGAAAAATTGTTAGAAAATCATATAGCTGAAGGATTATATGATAATGGTAAGCTTGTTGGCTGCGTAAAAAGAGCACATGAATTTGATAAAAATCTAACTTCACATATTATTGTTGAAAATTTAGCTGTTAAAGCTTCTGGAGTACTTGCATTAATGCATTTAGTTAAGAGTTCAGGAGTAGATGTTAATGAGGTAGAATACTTAATTGAATGTTCAGAAGAAGCTATAGGTGACATGAATCAAAGAGGTGGAGGAAACATAGCTAAGGCTTGTGGAGAGATTGCTGGAATTAAAGGTGCCACAGGTTCAGATATGAGAGGCTTCTGTGCTGGCCCTTCACATTCAATAGTTGCAGCAGCAGCATTGGTTAAAGCTGGAATTTATAAAAATGTAATAGTTTTTGCTGGTGGAGCTACTGCTAAGCTTGGAATGAATGGTAAAGATCATGTTAAAAAGGGATTACCTGTTCTAGAAGATTGCTTAGGAGGATTTGCAATACTAATATCTGAAAATGATGGAGTAAGTCCAATATTAAGGACAGATGTAATAGGAAGACATAGCATTGGACATGGTGCTGCACCACAAGCAGTTTTAGAAGCATTGGTTTCAGATCCATTAAGTAAGAATGGACTAAAAATTACAGATGTTGATAAGTTTGCTCCAGAAATGCAAACTCCAGATTTAACAGAACCAGCAGGAGCAGGAGATGTTCCAACTCAAAACTATAAGATGATAGGAGCGCTTGCTGTAAAGAGCGGACAATTAGAGAGAAAAGAGTTAGCAAATTTTGTTGTAAAACATGGATACCCTGGATATGCACCAACACAAGGTCATATACCATCAGGAGTACCTATAATTGGTCATGGTATTGAACATATAATGGCAGGAAAATTAAATAACTTTATGTTGATAGGAAAAGGAAGCTTGTTCTTAGGAAGAATGACTAACTTGTTTGATGGAATTTCAATTTTGGTTGAAAAAAATAATGGTGATTCAGATAGTTCGTCTGCAGCAGTTTCAAAAGAAGAAATTAAGAGTATGATAGCTGAAGAACTAAAAAAATTTGCATCTAAAATGATGGAAGAATAA
- a CDS encoding PadR family transcriptional regulator has translation MQFDKEILKGYIDTIVLSILQNADMYGYEIAKNIKEKSKEEFEIKEVTLYVSLKRLEKKNYLKGYWNDNKSSGGGRRRYYTITEEGRNYFSIKVKEWKFLKTLLNKFMEVILDE, from the coding sequence TTGCAATTTGATAAAGAAATATTGAAAGGATATATTGACACAATAGTATTAAGTATTTTACAAAATGCTGATATGTACGGATATGAAATTGCCAAAAATATAAAAGAAAAATCAAAAGAAGAATTTGAAATTAAGGAAGTTACTTTATATGTATCTTTAAAACGTTTAGAAAAAAAGAACTACTTAAAAGGCTATTGGAATGATAATAAAAGCAGTGGAGGTGGAAGAAGAAGATACTATACAATTACTGAAGAAGGCAGAAATTATTTTTCAATCAAGGTAAAGGAATGGAAATTTTTAAAAACATTGCTAAATAAATTTATGGAGGTTATATTAGATGAATAA
- a CDS encoding methyl-accepting chemotaxis protein, translating into MKLFSNLKMKQKLLSGFLFAALFVLVAGIIGGIGMKKINTVSNELYNSDMKTLQALNEFDTNTLHLRLEIINLVESRDANKAQDTINTSNTLKNRNNELLSSYKKSNLTPEEKGLVDELDTELTDWRNVCNDILNLMSQGKYDEAANLNKKAASYREKLTTTIEKLVSITVKRADNRNNSSYITYKSSLLIIISVTLISFIISALLGIKITNSALKEINKIFKFSENVSNGILNRSIELTSKDEIGMIAEKLNIAGESIKSLVKQIMQSTDHMNASSQELSATTEEISSMMSSVNESTEQIAKGSQNLSSVTEEISASTQEIDENITKLSLKANEAANSSAEIKKRAINIKEKASSSIEEGKAVYDEKRKNIIKAIEAGKIVSEVKTISASIASISEQTNLLALNAAIEAARAGEQGKGFAVVAEEVRKLSEESSKSVKSISQMVIAVESAFNNISKSGNEILDYIANVVTPNYQLLMDTGIQYEKDAEFINDMSNGINNSLNQIKEVVSQVNTAIEDAASTAEQSAAGSEEIIASVNEVTKAIEDISLSSQSQAELSQKISQVVNKFTV; encoded by the coding sequence ATGAAGTTATTTAGTAATTTAAAAATGAAGCAAAAATTATTATCAGGATTTTTATTTGCAGCACTGTTTGTTTTGGTTGCTGGCATAATTGGCGGAATTGGCATGAAGAAAATAAATACAGTATCAAATGAATTATATAATAGTGATATGAAAACTTTACAAGCTTTAAATGAGTTTGATACAAACACTCTTCATTTGAGACTTGAAATAATAAATCTTGTAGAAAGCAGAGATGCCAACAAGGCTCAAGACACCATAAATACTAGTAATACATTAAAAAATAGAAATAATGAACTTTTAAGCTCATATAAAAAATCAAATTTAACTCCTGAAGAAAAAGGCTTAGTAGATGAACTAGATACTGAGCTAACAGATTGGAGAAATGTATGCAATGACATACTAAATCTTATGTCTCAAGGAAAATATGATGAAGCAGCTAATTTAAATAAAAAAGCAGCGTCCTACAGAGAAAAATTAACCACGACTATTGAAAAATTAGTTAGTATTACTGTAAAAAGAGCAGATAATAGAAATAATTCAAGTTATATTACATACAAAAGCTCACTTTTAATTATAATTTCCGTTACTTTAATAAGTTTCATTATATCAGCATTATTGGGTATTAAAATTACTAATTCTGCACTAAAAGAAATTAATAAGATTTTTAAATTCAGTGAGAATGTAAGCAATGGAATTTTAAATAGATCTATAGAACTTACCAGCAAAGATGAAATAGGTATGATAGCTGAAAAGCTAAATATTGCAGGTGAAAGTATAAAATCTTTAGTAAAACAAATAATGCAAAGTACAGATCATATGAATGCTTCAAGTCAGGAGTTGTCTGCAACTACAGAAGAAATTTCCTCAATGATGTCTTCTGTAAATGAATCAACAGAGCAAATAGCTAAAGGCTCTCAAAATTTAAGCAGTGTAACAGAAGAAATAAGCGCATCAACTCAAGAAATAGATGAAAATATAACCAAACTTTCTCTTAAAGCAAATGAAGCTGCAAATTCTTCAGCTGAAATAAAAAAACGTGCAATCAACATAAAAGAAAAGGCTTCAAGCAGTATAGAAGAAGGTAAAGCAGTATATGATGAAAAGAGAAAAAATATTATAAAGGCAATTGAAGCTGGAAAGATTGTTTCTGAAGTTAAAACCATATCTGCATCTATTGCAAGTATATCTGAACAAACAAATCTTCTTGCACTTAATGCAGCAATTGAAGCAGCTAGAGCTGGTGAACAGGGAAAAGGCTTTGCTGTTGTAGCTGAAGAAGTTAGAAAATTGTCAGAAGAATCATCAAAATCAGTAAAAAGTATAAGTCAAATGGTAATTGCTGTAGAAAGCGCTTTTAATAATATATCTAAGAGTGGCAATGAAATACTTGACTATATAGCAAATGTAGTTACTCCTAATTACCAATTACTTATGGATACAGGAATTCAATATGAAAAGGATGCTGAATTTATAAATGATATGTCAAATGGTATAAATAATTCCTTAAATCAAATTAAAGAGGTAGTATCACAGGTGAATACAGCCATTGAAGATGCAGCTTCTACAGCAGAGCAATCTGCAGCTGGTTCTGAAGAAATCATCGCAAGTGTAAATGAAGTTACTAAAGCAATTGAAGATATATCATTATCTTCTCAAAGCCAAGCTGAACTTTCACAAAAAATCTCACAAGTGGTAAACAAGTTTACTGTTTAA
- a CDS encoding iron-containing alcohol dehydrogenase: MSRFTLPRDIYFGDNSLAELKNLKGKKAVVVVGGGSMKKFGFLQKVENYLKEAGMEVKLIEGVEPDPSVETVFNGAQIMRDFEPDWIVSIGGGSPIDAAKAMWIFYEYPDFTFEQAVVPFGIPELRQKARFVAIPSTSGTATEVTAFSVITDYKARIKYPLADFNLTPDIAIIDPDLAQTMPPKLTAHTGMDALTHAIEAYVASARSHFSDPLAMQAIVMVREHLIKSYSGDKEARNEMHIAQCLAGMAFSNALLGIVHSMAHKSGAVFHIPHGCANAIYLPYVIQFNRKASESRFAIIAKTLGLTGTTDADLTDSLIAMIRDMNKQLDIPLTLKEYGITEEDFDANVDFISKNALTDACTGSNPREIDFDQMKKLFQCTFTGEDCTF, encoded by the coding sequence ATGTCAAGATTTACATTACCAAGGGATATTTATTTCGGAGATAATTCTTTAGCTGAATTGAAAAACTTAAAGGGAAAAAAAGCTGTAGTAGTTGTTGGTGGAGGTTCAATGAAAAAATTTGGTTTTCTTCAAAAAGTAGAAAACTACCTAAAAGAAGCTGGTATGGAAGTTAAATTAATTGAAGGTGTTGAACCAGACCCATCTGTTGAAACTGTTTTTAATGGAGCTCAAATAATGAGAGATTTTGAGCCTGATTGGATCGTTTCAATAGGAGGCGGATCTCCAATAGATGCTGCTAAAGCTATGTGGATATTCTATGAATACCCAGATTTTACTTTTGAACAAGCTGTAGTTCCTTTTGGAATACCAGAATTAAGACAAAAAGCTAGATTCGTAGCAATACCATCAACAAGTGGAACTGCTACTGAAGTTACAGCTTTCTCTGTAATTACTGATTATAAAGCTAGAATAAAATATCCTTTAGCTGATTTTAATTTAACTCCTGATATAGCTATCATAGATCCAGACTTGGCTCAAACAATGCCTCCTAAGTTAACTGCTCACACAGGAATGGACGCTTTGACTCATGCTATTGAAGCATATGTAGCATCTGCAAGATCTCATTTTTCTGATCCACTTGCAATGCAGGCAATAGTTATGGTAAGAGAACACTTAATTAAATCCTATAGTGGAGATAAAGAAGCAAGGAATGAAATGCATATAGCTCAGTGCCTAGCTGGAATGGCTTTTTCAAATGCTTTACTTGGAATAGTACATAGTATGGCACATAAAAGTGGTGCCGTATTCCATATTCCACATGGATGTGCTAATGCTATATATCTTCCATATGTAATTCAATTTAATAGAAAAGCCTCTGAAAGCAGATTTGCTATTATAGCTAAAACTTTAGGATTAACCGGAACTACTGATGCTGACTTAACAGATTCATTAATAGCTATGATTAGAGATATGAATAAACAGCTAGATATTCCATTAACATTAAAAGAATACGGTATAACTGAAGAAGATTTTGATGCAAATGTAGACTTTATATCTAAAAATGCTCTTACAGATGCATGTACAGGCTCTAATCCAAGAGAAATAGATTTTGACCAAATGAAAAAATTATTCCAGTGTACATTTACAGGTGAGGATTGTACTTTTTAA
- a CDS encoding DUF3841 domain-containing protein — protein MLDVLQDEGRYIAKREYIERKMEDCAKYYFEVYSLYTRKASEIVAKPQNAYMSSFYTQLKNEIIKSWNRLLDNSYSLSSFKQGTILWKLEREWIVDIKEI, from the coding sequence ATTCTTGACGTTTTACAAGATGAAGGAAGATATATTGCAAAAAGAGAATATATAGAACGTAAAATGGAAGATTGTGCAAAATATTATTTTGAGGTATATTCCTTGTACACTAGGAAAGCGAGTGAAATAGTTGCTAAACCTCAAAATGCATATATGAGCAGTTTTTATACTCAACTCAAAAATGAAATAATTAAAAGCTGGAACAGACTACTTGATAACTCTTATTCATTGTCAAGTTTTAAGCAGGGTACAATTTTATGGAAGCTCGAAAGAGAATGGATTGTTGATATAAAGGAAATATAA
- a CDS encoding nucleotide pyrophosphohydrolase — protein MKNTIKRIRKFRTDRDWDQFHTPANLSKAISIEAAELLENFLWDDENYDKEHVLEELADVMIYCIHMADSLEVDLEDIINSKMDKNEKKYPVEKAKGNSKKYTEL, from the coding sequence ATGAAGAATACAATAAAAAGAATTAGAAAATTTAGAACTGATAGGGATTGGGATCAATTTCATACACCAGCAAATTTATCTAAAGCAATTTCAATTGAAGCTGCTGAACTTTTAGAAAACTTTTTATGGGATGACGAAAATTATGACAAAGAACATGTACTTGAAGAGCTTGCTGATGTTATGATTTATTGTATACATATGGCAGATTCTTTAGAGGTTGATTTAGAAGATATTATAAATAGTAAAATGGATAAGAATGAGAAAAAGTACCCAGTTGAAAAAGCTAAGGGGAATAGTAAAAAATACACTGAATTATAG
- a CDS encoding permease prefix domain 1-containing protein translates to MNKIEEYIDSIYGNFDNSDKNTKILREEMRNYLYEEVEELKKQGLSEEESIFKVLQCFGQEETVVAEMNSVLKNRSIFTKMLIKAGAVVFLIGIFFQIIGMLCNGEDIQYFSEDLVKNGFKNISYLIFLISLAIWDIAFYYYYFIKKLELVLIAFLVCDFVICVPLTFVWIYFPHHVIGSLAFVLGITFFITLLLRIYYIKVKK, encoded by the coding sequence ATGAATAAGATTGAAGAATATATTGATAGTATTTATGGGAATTTTGACAATTCGGATAAAAATACAAAAATATTAAGAGAAGAAATGAGAAATTATTTGTATGAGGAAGTGGAAGAATTAAAGAAACAAGGATTGAGTGAGGAGGAGAGTATATTTAAAGTTTTGCAGTGCTTTGGACAAGAAGAGACTGTAGTAGCTGAAATGAACAGCGTATTAAAGAATCGTAGTATATTTACAAAAATGCTTATAAAAGCTGGTGCTGTTGTTTTTTTGATAGGGATATTCTTTCAAATTATTGGTATGTTGTGTAATGGTGAAGATATTCAATACTTTAGTGAAGACTTAGTTAAAAATGGATTTAAAAATATTTCGTATTTAATATTTTTGATTTCTCTAGCAATTTGGGATATAGCATTTTATTATTACTATTTTATTAAAAAGCTTGAACTGGTTTTAATAGCATTTTTAGTTTGTGATTTTGTTATATGTGTACCTTTAACTTTTGTATGGATTTACTTTCCTCATCACGTTATAGGAAGTCTGGCATTTGTATTGGGAATTACCTTTTTTATAACTTTACTTTTAAGAATATACTACATTAAAGTTAAAAAATAG